The window TAAAGAAGTTCAGGTCTTGGTGAACCGCGAGCAGGATGAGGATTTCATTTTTGCGTTGATTAATCGAGCAAAAGAAACGGGGTTTACATCAACGAGTATTGACCTTATTTATGGGTTACCCAAACAGACACCAGAAAGCTTTGCTTTCACTCTGCAAAAAGTGATTGAGTTGTCGCCTGACCGCCTGAGCGTATTCAATTATGCGCATCTACCAAACCTCTTTGCTGCACAGCGTAAAATCAAAGATGACGATTTACCGAGCGCAGAGCAAAAACTCGATATCTTGCAAGAAACGATCGCGACATTAACGTCACAAGGCTATCAGTTTATTGGTATGGACCACTTTGCGAAGCCACAAGATGAGTTAGCGATAGCACAGCGCGAAGGCGTTTTACACCGTAATTTCCAAGGTTACACCACGCAAGGGAACTGTGATTTGTTAGGTTTAGGCGTGTCTGCTATCAGCATGCTTGGGGATAGCTACGCTCAGAACCAAAAAGATTTAAAAACTTATTATGCGCAGGTTGAAGAGCAAGGTCATGCGTTGTGGCGTGGTTTAGTATTAACCGATGACGATTGTTTGCGTCGAGATGTGATTAAGACGCTAATTTGTAATTTTCAGCTTCAATATGCACAAATTGAATCCCTTTATCCCATTAACTTTAAAGAATATTTCTCGGAAGACTTAGCCTTGTTAAAACCGATGGCGGAAGATGGGTTAGTTGAAATAACAAATACAGCAATTAAGGTATCCCCT of the Providencia stuartii genome contains:
- the hemN gene encoding oxygen-independent coproporphyrinogen III oxidase, whose protein sequence is MSEQNIVWDLSLIQKYNYSGPRYTSYPTALEFNQSYDERAFVAATQRYPENPLSLYVHIPFCHKLCYFCGCNKLVTRQKHKADEYLQVIEKEIIQRAALLKNRTVTQMHWGGGTPTYLDKAQVSHLVALLKKHFHFSNDVEMSIEVDPREIELDMIDHLRSEGFNRLSMGVQDFNKEVQVLVNREQDEDFIFALINRAKETGFTSTSIDLIYGLPKQTPESFAFTLQKVIELSPDRLSVFNYAHLPNLFAAQRKIKDDDLPSAEQKLDILQETIATLTSQGYQFIGMDHFAKPQDELAIAQREGVLHRNFQGYTTQGNCDLLGLGVSAISMLGDSYAQNQKDLKTYYAQVEEQGHALWRGLVLTDDDCLRRDVIKTLICNFQLQYAQIESLYPINFKEYFSEDLALLKPMAEDGLVEITNTAIKVSPQGRLLIRNICMCFDVYLRNQMRQRQFSRVI